One Moorella sp. E308F DNA segment encodes these proteins:
- a CDS encoding prolipoprotein diacylglyceryl transferase: MNLLVDLNPIAFHLGPIAVRWYGIFMALSFLVGSWYLYREGMKRGLEEDFLLNLAIIVIISGVIGARLMFVLANYPTWFITDRIQILKIYEGGLSWHGGLLGGFLGGWLYARWKRVDANQLADLVVPGLAFGYFLVRIANIFNQEVLGRPTDFWFGRWPAQVIGSAIGLLLLARYFYVQSKNPPHGYQFWSFIFYHQVLRAVVEETVRDNPLEVWGYIVPHWGLGFFTLTQLTTPPILLLAYYFMRRSRRAARLKYRR, encoded by the coding sequence ATGAACTTGTTAGTAGATCTCAATCCAATTGCCTTTCACCTGGGACCTATAGCGGTGCGCTGGTACGGCATCTTTATGGCCCTCTCTTTCCTGGTGGGTTCCTGGTACCTGTACCGGGAGGGCATGAAAAGAGGCCTGGAAGAAGACTTCCTCCTCAACCTGGCCATTATTGTCATTATCTCCGGCGTTATTGGGGCGCGGTTAATGTTTGTCCTGGCCAATTACCCCACATGGTTTATAACAGACCGCATCCAGATACTTAAAATCTACGAAGGTGGCCTCTCCTGGCACGGCGGCCTCCTGGGGGGGTTCCTGGGTGGCTGGCTTTATGCCCGCTGGAAAAGAGTTGATGCCAACCAGTTGGCGGACCTGGTGGTACCGGGTCTGGCCTTCGGCTATTTCCTCGTGCGTATCGCCAACATCTTTAACCAAGAGGTCTTAGGCCGGCCTACGGATTTTTGGTTCGGCCGCTGGCCGGCCCAGGTCATAGGTTCGGCCATTGGCCTCCTTTTACTGGCCCGTTATTTTTATGTCCAGAGCAAAAATCCACCCCACGGCTACCAGTTCTGGTCCTTTATTTTCTATCACCAGGTTTTACGGGCCGTTGTTGAGGAAACAGTGCGGGATAACCCCCTGGAAGTGTGGGGTTATATTGTTCCCCACTGGGGCCTGGGCTTCTTCACCCTGACCCAGCTTACCACCCCTCCCATCCTGCTTCTCGCTTATTACTTCATGCGGCGCTCGCGCCGGGCCGCCAGGTTAAAGTATCGCAGATGA
- a CDS encoding substrate-binding domain-containing protein yields the protein MDCRVSQGGSSCNHRLPVHRQRWWYQGYHPYAFIKNQAGKFVEPTLETTTAAAAGAAANMPEDMRVSIVNAPGENSYPIAGYTYLLVYKDQKDKDKGTELVKFLWWAIHDGEKFAEDLLYAPLPDNVVKLAEAKIKQINYRGEPLYK from the coding sequence GTGGATTGCCGAGTATCGCAAGGTGGCTCCTCATGTAACCATCGATTACCAGTCCATCGGCAGCGGTGGTGGTATCAAGGGTATCACCCTTATGCTTTCATCAAAAACCAGGCCGGTAAATTTGTCGAGCCTACCCTGGAAACCACGACGGCGGCTGCTGCCGGTGCCGCCGCCAATATGCCGGAAGATATGCGTGTTTCCATTGTCAATGCCCCCGGGGAAAACTCCTATCCAATTGCCGGATACACCTACCTGCTGGTGTATAAAGACCAGAAGGATAAGGACAAGGGTACGGAACTGGTTAAATTCCTGTGGTGGGCTATTCATGATGGGGAAAAGTTCGCCGAAGACCTGCTCTATGCGCCGCTGCCCGACAACGTCGTGAAACTGGCGGAAGCCAAGATCAAGCAGATCAATTACAGGGGCGAACCCCTTTATAAATAA
- the pstS gene encoding phosphate ABC transporter substrate-binding protein PstS has translation MLVTACGNSGETSKGPGGSSDGKAQTVALNGAGASFPYPLYSKWIAEYRKVAPNVTIDYQSIGSGGGIKGIIEETVDFAGSDAPMTDEQLAKAPGQIFHIPTVMGAVVITYNLEGVKTGLKLTPEVIGDIFLGKIKKWNDPAITAINPGVELPDKEITVVHRSDGSGTTNIFTDYLSSISKEWKEKVGKGTSVEWPAGIGAKGNEGVAGTVKQTPGGIGYVELAYAVQNQLPYAFIKNQAGKFVEPTLETTTAAAAGAAANMPEDMRVSIVNAPGENSYPIAGYTYLLVYKDQKDKDKGTELVKFLWWAIHDGEKFAEDLLYAPLPDNVVKLAEAKIKQINYKGEPLYK, from the coding sequence ATGTTGGTGACCGCTTGCGGCAATAGCGGTGAAACCAGCAAAGGGCCGGGGGGGAGCAGCGACGGCAAGGCTCAAACCGTAGCCTTGAACGGTGCCGGCGCGTCCTTTCCCTATCCACTTTACAGCAAGTGGATTGCCGAATACCGCAAGGTGGCTCCCAATGTAACCATCGACTACCAGTCCATAGGCAGCGGGGGCGGCATCAAGGGTATTATCGAGGAGACAGTTGATTTCGCCGGCAGCGACGCGCCCATGACGGACGAGCAGCTGGCCAAGGCGCCGGGACAGATTTTTCATATTCCTACGGTTATGGGTGCAGTCGTAATCACCTACAACCTGGAGGGCGTCAAGACGGGCCTTAAACTGACCCCGGAAGTTATAGGCGATATCTTTTTGGGGAAAATTAAGAAATGGAATGACCCGGCCATAACTGCCATCAACCCCGGGGTCGAGCTGCCTGATAAAGAGATCACCGTCGTCCACCGCTCGGATGGCAGCGGTACTACCAATATTTTTACCGATTATCTTAGCAGCATCAGTAAAGAATGGAAGGAAAAAGTAGGCAAAGGTACTTCCGTGGAATGGCCTGCCGGCATTGGTGCCAAGGGTAATGAAGGCGTGGCCGGTACCGTTAAACAGACGCCGGGCGGTATTGGCTATGTAGAACTCGCCTATGCCGTCCAGAATCAGCTGCCTTATGCTTTCATCAAAAACCAGGCCGGTAAATTTGTCGAGCCTACCCTGGAAACCACGACGGCGGCTGCTGCCGGTGCCGCCGCCAATATGCCCGAAGATATGCGTGTTTCCATCGTCAATGCTCCCGGGGAAAACTCCTATCCAATTGCCGGATACACCTACCTGCTGGTGTATAAAGACCAGAAGGATAAGGACAAGGGTACGGAACTGGTTAAATTCCTGTGGTGGGCTATTCATGATGGGGAAAAGTTCGCCGAAGACCTGCTCTATGCGCCGCTGCCCGACAACGTCGTGAAACTGGCGGAAGCCAAGATCAAGCAGATCAATTACAAGGGCGAACCCCTTTATAAGTAA
- the pstC gene encoding phosphate ABC transporter permease subunit PstC, protein MQKPSHKSRRLGDAVFRGLTLLAALVMVGLIVVIAIQLIKGSQLAFTRFGPGFVTGSRWDPVHGNFGSLPLVYGTVVSSLIALIIAVPLSLGIAIYLAELAPQWVRTPVSFLVELLAAIPSVVYGLWGIFVLVPWVRTVLEPFLQKTLGWLPFFQGTYYGFGMLAAGIILAIMIIPTISAVSREVLLAVPVSQREAMLALGATRWETIKMAVLPYGRSGILGAVILGLGRAIGETMAVTMVIGNRPQISPSVFELAQTIASIIANEFSEAFDDLHLSALVMAGLVLFIVTLLLNIIARLLVWRIDRVPEGMSRE, encoded by the coding sequence ATGCAAAAGCCAAGCCACAAAAGCAGGCGGTTGGGCGATGCTGTCTTTCGCGGCCTTACCTTACTGGCGGCCCTGGTAATGGTAGGCCTGATAGTGGTTATTGCCATTCAATTAATCAAGGGATCCCAGCTGGCCTTTACCCGCTTTGGCCCTGGATTTGTTACCGGTTCCAGGTGGGACCCTGTCCACGGCAACTTTGGTTCTTTACCATTGGTTTATGGTACGGTTGTTTCTTCACTCATCGCCCTGATCATTGCCGTCCCTTTGAGCCTGGGGATTGCCATTTATCTTGCTGAACTGGCGCCCCAATGGGTGCGGACCCCCGTTTCTTTCTTGGTCGAACTGCTGGCTGCTATCCCCAGCGTTGTCTATGGTTTATGGGGGATATTTGTTCTGGTGCCCTGGGTACGGACAGTCTTAGAGCCATTTTTGCAAAAAACGCTGGGCTGGCTGCCCTTTTTTCAAGGCACTTATTATGGTTTTGGCATGCTGGCGGCCGGCATTATCCTGGCCATCATGATTATACCTACTATTTCTGCAGTTTCCCGGGAAGTTTTACTGGCCGTTCCCGTCTCCCAGCGGGAGGCCATGCTGGCTTTGGGTGCTACTCGCTGGGAGACGATTAAGATGGCCGTCCTTCCTTATGGCCGGTCGGGCATCCTGGGGGCTGTCATTCTCGGGCTGGGACGCGCCATCGGTGAAACCATGGCTGTAACTATGGTCATCGGCAACCGACCGCAGATTTCCCCGTCGGTTTTTGAACTGGCCCAAACCATTGCCAGTATTATCGCCAATGAGTTCAGCGAGGCTTTTGACGATCTGCACCTGTCAGCCCTGGTGATGGCGGGATTGGTCCTATTTATTGTTACCCTGTTGCTGAATATTATAGCCCGCCTGCTGGTGTGGCGCATAGACAGAGTACCGGAAGGGATGAGCAGGGAATGA
- the pstA gene encoding phosphate ABC transporter permease PstA, which produces MIAGRNERRKFMSSLMFVLALGATVLALVPLGSILLYVATRGLMALNWDFFTQLPKPVGEPGGGLANAIVGTLILVGLASIMGIPLGILTGIYLSEFGRGRLAWLVRFICDVMTGVPSIIVGIVVYGTIVLAMKRFSAIAGGVALAIIMLPLVTRTTEEMLKLVPNSLREASLALGASQWRTTYSIVLRSAMGGIITGSLLAVARVAGETAPLLFTALNSRYWHTSLDQRIASLPVYIYTYATTPYVDLHRLAWGAALVLVAMVMVTSIAARLAGRKASGGGR; this is translated from the coding sequence ATGATTGCCGGACGAAACGAGCGCCGTAAGTTTATGAGCAGCCTGATGTTTGTGCTGGCCTTGGGTGCCACCGTGCTGGCCCTCGTTCCCCTGGGCAGCATTCTTCTCTATGTAGCCACCAGGGGCCTCATGGCCCTCAACTGGGACTTCTTTACCCAGCTTCCCAAGCCTGTTGGCGAACCCGGCGGCGGCCTGGCCAATGCCATTGTCGGCACCTTAATTTTAGTTGGACTGGCCTCTATAATGGGGATTCCCCTGGGCATTCTGACAGGCATCTATCTCTCGGAGTTTGGGCGGGGACGACTGGCGTGGCTGGTCAGATTTATCTGTGATGTCATGACCGGTGTCCCCTCAATTATTGTAGGTATCGTCGTCTATGGTACCATTGTCCTGGCCATGAAGCGCTTTTCCGCCATTGCCGGGGGAGTAGCCCTGGCCATTATCATGCTACCGCTAGTAACCCGGACCACAGAAGAGATGCTAAAACTCGTACCCAACAGCCTGAGAGAGGCATCCCTGGCCCTGGGGGCCTCCCAGTGGCGTACCACCTACAGCATTGTCCTGCGTAGCGCCATGGGGGGGATCATTACTGGTTCCCTCCTCGCGGTAGCAAGGGTTGCAGGCGAAACGGCACCCCTCCTGTTTACGGCTTTAAATAGCCGCTACTGGCATACCAGCCTGGACCAGCGTATTGCCTCCCTGCCGGTATATATCTACACCTATGCCACCACTCCCTACGTGGACCTGCACCGGTTGGCCTGGGGAGCTGCCCTGGTGCTGGTGGCTATGGTTATGGTTACCAGCATCGCAGCACGGCTGGCCGGCCGCAAGGCCAGCGGAGGAGGTAGATAG
- the pstB gene encoding phosphate ABC transporter ATP-binding protein PstB codes for MDTRLMAEDLSAWYGQNQVVKNVTLPVYANQVTAIIGPSGCGKSTFIRCLNRMFEVIPGTRTRGRVLLDGENIYDDKVDPAEIRRRVGMVFQKPNPFPTMSIFDNVAAGLRLHGLPPGTTAEEVVERCLKMVGLWDEVKDRLRDSGVSLSGGQQQRLCIARALAVEPEILLMDEPCSALDPVSTLKIEELIKGLKEKYTIVIVTHNMHQAARVADYTAFFLNGQLIEYGPTSDIFTNPRDQRTEDYITGRFG; via the coding sequence ATGGACACCAGATTGATGGCCGAGGATCTCAGCGCCTGGTATGGCCAGAATCAGGTAGTAAAAAACGTCACCCTGCCGGTATACGCCAACCAGGTGACCGCCATTATCGGCCCCTCGGGTTGCGGCAAGTCTACTTTTATCCGCTGCTTGAATCGGATGTTTGAGGTAATCCCGGGAACCCGTACCAGAGGCAGGGTGCTTCTGGACGGGGAGAATATCTATGATGATAAAGTCGATCCGGCGGAAATACGCCGCCGGGTGGGTATGGTTTTCCAAAAACCCAATCCCTTCCCTACTATGTCAATCTTTGATAATGTCGCGGCAGGACTTCGGCTGCACGGCCTGCCTCCCGGGACCACCGCGGAGGAAGTGGTGGAAAGGTGTCTAAAAATGGTGGGGCTGTGGGATGAGGTCAAGGACCGCCTCCGGGATTCTGGCGTCAGCCTGTCCGGGGGCCAGCAGCAGCGCCTGTGCATCGCCAGGGCCCTGGCCGTGGAGCCGGAAATTTTACTCATGGACGAACCCTGCTCGGCCCTCGACCCGGTTTCCACCCTGAAAATAGAAGAATTGATTAAAGGACTGAAAGAAAAGTATACAATTGTAATAGTGACCCACAATATGCACCAGGCCGCCCGGGTGGCCGATTATACCGCCTTTTTTCTTAACGGCCAGCTGATAGAGTACGGCCCGACGTCGGATATCTTTACCAATCCCAGGGACCAGCGGACCGAGGATTATATTACCGGTCGCTTTGGTTAA
- a CDS encoding LacI family DNA-binding transcriptional regulator, whose translation MVKMTEVAKLAGVSPSTVSRVLSNSPYVSEETRQRVLEAVKLLEYKPNRLASNLRKMSSKTIVVVLPDITNPFFARILQGLEDVARENGYHVLLGDTGNNLKLEKDFIDLVRERFVDGLILATARIRKEEILAISQEMPVVLACEYVEGYDIPTVSIDNISAARQATEHLINLGHKRIGFITGPLGVILSRDRLKGYRQALLLHEIPIDESLIQEGDFSVKSGYDIMMKFLAVNPPPTAVFASNDEMAVGAMKAIKHKGMRVPDDVAVIGFDDIPLCTLVEPELTTIAQPKYEIGTHAMDMLLKIIKGTTVTRRQIVLDYELIIRASCGYRRSVT comes from the coding sequence ATGGTAAAAATGACTGAGGTTGCTAAACTTGCGGGGGTTTCTCCTTCGACGGTATCAAGGGTTTTATCTAACAGTCCATATGTATCCGAGGAAACTCGGCAAAGGGTTCTGGAAGCGGTTAAACTTCTGGAGTATAAACCCAATAGATTGGCCAGTAACCTTCGAAAAATGTCCTCGAAGACAATAGTAGTAGTTCTGCCTGATATTACCAATCCGTTTTTTGCCAGAATACTGCAAGGACTTGAGGATGTTGCCCGCGAAAATGGTTATCACGTTCTCCTCGGTGATACTGGTAATAACCTTAAACTTGAAAAGGATTTCATAGATCTAGTTAGAGAGAGATTTGTTGATGGGTTGATTTTAGCCACGGCGAGAATCCGAAAAGAAGAGATATTGGCTATTAGCCAAGAAATGCCGGTGGTTTTAGCCTGTGAGTATGTAGAGGGTTATGATATACCTACTGTTTCTATAGATAATATCAGCGCTGCCCGCCAGGCCACAGAACATCTTATAAATCTAGGGCACAAAAGAATAGGATTTATTACTGGACCACTGGGGGTTATTCTTAGCAGGGATAGACTAAAAGGCTATCGGCAAGCATTATTGCTTCACGAAATTCCTATTGATGAATCATTAATCCAGGAAGGGGATTTTTCCGTAAAATCAGGATATGACATTATGATGAAATTTCTAGCTGTAAATCCACCGCCCACAGCAGTGTTTGCTTCCAATGACGAAATGGCTGTGGGGGCGATGAAGGCAATAAAACATAAAGGGATGCGCGTTCCTGACGATGTAGCTGTGATCGGTTTTGATGATATTCCGTTGTGCACCCTTGTGGAACCAGAACTGACAACGATTGCACAGCCAAAGTATGAGATTGGTACTCATGCTATGGATATGTTACTTAAAATAATTAAAGGAACAACAGTTACTCGTAGGCAAATAGTTTTAGATTATGAATTAATAATTCGCGCTTCATGTGGGTATAGACGTAGCGTAACGTAA
- a CDS encoding sugar phosphate isomerase/epimerase family protein, with product MKYSFNTWVYSSFPTWLPSYPLEEVIRRLARIGYQGIEIGAAAPHAYPKHLDSERRKFISKVLKDNNIEVSAMLPAPGGGQGVNVASPYPEERNDAIAYYIDVVRLCAEWGGKVVIWVGGWQIFGTRRKDAFSWSAESLYKVAKEALKEEITIVVEPTPADSNLIETADDALELMDEVSLPNVKVMFDTYHVLYRNEVISDYVYRMGNNLAHIHVSDTDRLPPGSGQADFRPFLQALKDINYDGWLSFEIGFDRRNDPDSLAKKAIEYMKEIEASSYNFTK from the coding sequence ATGAAATATTCTTTTAATACATGGGTCTATAGTAGCTTTCCTACGTGGCTTCCATCGTATCCTCTAGAAGAAGTAATCAGACGATTAGCTAGAATTGGTTATCAGGGGATTGAAATTGGTGCTGCAGCACCTCATGCTTATCCTAAACACTTAGATTCGGAACGAAGAAAATTTATCTCTAAAGTTTTAAAAGATAATAATATAGAAGTTTCAGCAATGTTACCTGCTCCGGGTGGTGGACAAGGAGTTAATGTAGCTTCACCTTATCCTGAAGAACGTAATGATGCAATTGCTTATTATATTGATGTAGTACGGCTTTGCGCTGAGTGGGGTGGTAAAGTAGTTATTTGGGTAGGTGGATGGCAGATTTTTGGAACCAGAAGAAAGGATGCTTTTTCTTGGAGTGCTGAATCTCTTTATAAAGTTGCAAAAGAGGCTTTAAAAGAAGAAATAACAATAGTCGTTGAACCCACACCGGCTGACAGCAATCTAATTGAAACAGCAGATGATGCTTTAGAATTAATGGATGAAGTATCTTTACCAAATGTTAAAGTGATGTTTGATACTTACCATGTTTTATATAGAAATGAAGTAATTTCTGATTATGTATACCGTATGGGCAATAATTTAGCTCATATTCATGTTTCCGATACTGATCGGCTCCCACCAGGTAGCGGACAAGCTGATTTTAGGCCTTTTCTACAGGCATTAAAAGATATCAATTATGACGGATGGCTAAGTTTTGAAATTGGATTTGATAGACGAAATGATCCAGATAGTCTTGCTAAAAAAGCAATAGAGTATATGAAAGAGATAGAAGCTTCCTCTTATAATTTTACAAAGTAA
- a CDS encoding sugar ABC transporter substrate-binding protein, with translation MKRYLIGLITILMIISIVGCGKAALNEKKSETSSGKSASTDKEITLGFSFGQSVHPFFIAMEKGARDAAEKAGVKLLVTSANYKIENQISNVEDLIQQKVDAILLNPIDSKAIAPAVNAANNAKIPVITVDIAAVGAPTAAHVASDNKAIGGIAAKYIIQKLNGKGKIAMITWPTITSCLDREVGFEEVMKNEGKDIQIVAKQDGGMERAKALSVAENILQAHPDIQAIFAVNESAAMGALSAVQSRGLKDIFIIGVDSTPDNLKAIKDKTQLTATVAQNPYEMGKVAVELALKKLKGENIPTWNPIPTDLVTIDNVDKFLAREAEYKK, from the coding sequence ATGAAACGATATTTAATTGGGTTAATAACTATATTAATGATTATTTCAATAGTAGGATGTGGGAAGGCTGCTTTAAATGAAAAAAAGAGCGAAACTTCTAGCGGTAAAAGCGCATCTACTGATAAGGAAATTACATTAGGCTTTAGCTTTGGGCAAAGTGTACACCCATTTTTTATAGCTATGGAAAAAGGTGCTCGCGATGCAGCCGAAAAAGCTGGTGTTAAATTACTTGTGACTAGTGCCAACTATAAAATTGAAAATCAAATTTCCAATGTTGAAGATTTAATCCAGCAAAAAGTCGATGCGATCCTACTTAACCCAATTGATTCTAAAGCTATAGCACCGGCTGTTAATGCGGCTAATAATGCGAAAATACCTGTAATCACCGTCGATATAGCTGCTGTTGGAGCGCCTACTGCTGCTCACGTTGCTTCTGATAATAAAGCAATTGGTGGCATAGCTGCTAAATATATAATTCAAAAGCTCAATGGGAAAGGCAAAATTGCCATGATTACGTGGCCCACTATTACCTCCTGTCTTGATAGAGAAGTTGGATTTGAAGAAGTCATGAAAAATGAAGGTAAAGATATTCAAATTGTAGCTAAACAAGATGGCGGCATGGAAAGGGCCAAAGCTTTATCTGTGGCTGAAAATATCTTACAAGCACATCCAGATATTCAAGCTATTTTCGCTGTAAATGAAAGCGCCGCGATGGGGGCTTTAAGTGCAGTTCAATCCCGTGGATTAAAAGATATATTTATTATAGGTGTTGATTCTACTCCCGACAACCTTAAAGCTATTAAAGATAAAACCCAACTTACTGCAACTGTAGCCCAGAATCCTTATGAAATGGGCAAAGTTGCTGTAGAACTAGCTCTTAAGAAATTAAAGGGAGAGAATATCCCCACATGGAATCCTATCCCTACCGATTTAGTAACAATAGATAACGTAGATAAATTTTTAGCTCGGGAGGCTGAGTACAAAAAGTAA
- a CDS encoding sugar ABC transporter ATP-binding protein yields MDEGLVLTVKGITKSFTGVTVLKDVDFELRVGEVHALVGENGAGKTTLMRIITGVYVKDKGEIKIRRNGKLSIVNISSPKDSRELGIAIVHQELNLVPNIDIAGNLFLGREPQKHGILNYEQMYTESVKVLKALNLDIDPHISVDRLSIAQKQMVEIAKALSMDAKIIILDEPTASLTNQEIETLFTTINRLRQKGVAFIYISHRLEEIYKIADRVTVMRDGTVVDTLPVKKCDRDTLIKLMVGRELKSYFKPANRSAIGSTALQVEKLSTEKLKNVNFEVRYGEIFGLTGLVGSGRTEVARAIFGIDERKEGLIKVDGKIVNIKTPMDAIKIGIGLIPEDRKNEGLILGMSVAKNMTLSWLKITTKLLIAQNAETKLVDEYIKQLRIHLASKEQDVIFLSGGNQQKVVISKWLMCKPKILILDEPTRGVDVGAKSEIYDILRRLTQQGVSVMIISSDLLEVLSISDRIGVMYEGELVSVMEASIATQEKIMEAATGGLKI; encoded by the coding sequence ATGGATGAAGGTCTTGTACTGACTGTTAAAGGCATCACAAAATCATTTACCGGTGTTACAGTTCTTAAGGATGTAGACTTTGAATTACGTGTTGGAGAAGTGCACGCCCTCGTTGGCGAAAATGGAGCAGGAAAAACAACACTAATGAGAATTATAACCGGTGTATATGTAAAGGATAAAGGCGAAATTAAAATAAGAAGGAATGGGAAACTGTCTATTGTTAATATTTCAAGTCCGAAGGATTCTCGTGAGTTAGGTATTGCTATTGTACATCAAGAGTTAAATCTAGTCCCCAATATAGATATTGCTGGAAATTTATTTTTAGGTCGCGAACCCCAAAAACATGGTATTTTAAACTATGAGCAGATGTATACAGAATCAGTAAAAGTTCTTAAAGCTCTTAACCTGGATATAGATCCACATATATCAGTAGATAGATTATCTATTGCTCAAAAACAAATGGTTGAAATAGCCAAGGCTTTATCGATGGATGCAAAAATTATAATATTAGATGAACCTACTGCTTCTCTTACCAACCAAGAAATTGAAACTTTATTTACAACGATTAATCGACTACGCCAAAAAGGTGTAGCATTCATTTATATTAGTCATAGACTAGAGGAAATATATAAAATTGCTGACAGGGTTACAGTAATGCGCGATGGTACTGTAGTAGATACTTTGCCCGTGAAAAAATGTGATCGTGACACTTTAATTAAGCTTATGGTAGGTCGTGAACTAAAGAGTTATTTTAAACCCGCCAATCGTTCTGCAATTGGGTCAACAGCACTACAAGTAGAAAAACTGTCGACAGAAAAACTAAAAAACGTAAATTTTGAGGTAAGGTACGGTGAGATATTCGGATTAACAGGTCTCGTAGGCTCGGGAAGAACGGAGGTCGCAAGAGCAATTTTTGGTATTGATGAGCGTAAAGAAGGTTTAATAAAAGTTGATGGGAAAATAGTGAATATAAAGACCCCTATGGATGCAATTAAAATAGGAATTGGTTTAATACCTGAAGATCGGAAAAATGAAGGTCTAATTCTGGGTATGTCTGTAGCCAAAAACATGACTTTATCATGGTTAAAGATCACGACAAAATTACTAATAGCCCAGAATGCAGAGACAAAACTAGTGGATGAATATATTAAGCAATTGAGGATCCATCTTGCAAGTAAAGAACAGGATGTAATTTTTCTAAGCGGTGGAAACCAGCAGAAAGTAGTAATATCTAAATGGTTGATGTGTAAACCTAAAATACTAATTTTAGATGAACCAACTAGGGGTGTAGATGTTGGGGCCAAGAGTGAGATTTATGATATTCTTCGACGTCTCACACAACAAGGTGTTTCCGTGATGATTATTTCATCAGACTTACTTGAAGTATTATCTATAAGTGATCGCATTGGGGTAATGTATGAGGGGGAATTGGTTTCTGTTATGGAGGCAAGTATAGCTACCCAGGAAAAGATTATGGAGGCCGCAACAGGAGGGTTAAAAATATAA
- a CDS encoding ABC transporter permease: MAQINTDGLPKQKSLAKWLKAREIGLTIILIILSMIFSIISDNFFTFSNLINVARQVSVNAISAVGMTYVILTAEIDLSVGSLLAMSGIAAASVFNKAESFFFALIVALLLSTIVGFLNGFITAKGKISGFITTLAMMSIIRGLGFIYTGGYPISAQSEKFTSIGTGYWGPFPVPVVIMIIIMIAGHLVLNKTSFGRYVYAVGGNETAAKWSGINVTNIRIAVFTISGFLTGLSGIILAGRLASGQPVAGQGFELDVIASVIVGGTSLMGGKGTIIGTFIGALLIGILSNGLTLLNVNPFFQMVVKGLVIIGAVLLDTLSRKRLYA; encoded by the coding sequence ATGGCGCAGATAAATACGGATGGTTTACCAAAGCAAAAAAGCTTAGCCAAATGGTTAAAAGCCCGGGAAATAGGGTTGACCATAATTTTAATTATCCTTTCTATGATTTTTAGTATAATCAGCGATAACTTTTTTACGTTCTCTAATCTTATAAATGTCGCAAGACAGGTATCAGTTAATGCAATATCGGCGGTAGGCATGACTTATGTAATCTTGACGGCAGAAATTGATCTTTCGGTTGGTTCATTACTAGCAATGTCTGGTATTGCAGCGGCATCAGTATTCAATAAAGCGGAGTCGTTTTTCTTTGCCTTAATTGTTGCCTTGCTTTTATCAACTATAGTTGGCTTTTTAAATGGGTTTATCACAGCAAAAGGGAAAATTAGTGGATTTATTACCACTTTAGCGATGATGAGCATAATTCGTGGACTAGGTTTCATATATACAGGTGGCTATCCTATTTCAGCGCAATCGGAAAAGTTTACTTCAATAGGAACGGGCTACTGGGGGCCTTTTCCAGTACCTGTTGTTATAATGATCATTATTATGATAGCAGGTCATTTGGTATTAAATAAAACTAGTTTTGGGAGATATGTTTACGCAGTTGGTGGCAATGAGACTGCTGCCAAGTGGTCGGGTATTAATGTTACCAATATAAGAATAGCCGTATTTACTATCAGTGGCTTTTTGACGGGATTAAGTGGAATCATATTAGCTGGCCGCTTAGCTTCAGGACAGCCAGTTGCAGGGCAGGGATTTGAATTGGATGTAATTGCTTCAGTAATTGTAGGCGGTACAAGCCTCATGGGAGGTAAAGGTACTATTATAGGTACCTTTATAGGCGCATTGCTTATTGGCATATTAAGTAATGGTTTAACACTGCTTAATGTGAATCCTTTCTTCCAAATGGTTGTAAAAGGTTTAGTAATTATTGGGGCAGTACTCTTAGACACTTTAAGCCGCAAGCGATTATATGCATAA